The genomic region CTTTCTCCGTTGAGTTTACAGAATCTTCATTTGAGTAAATCAAATGTTAAACTGTTTTAATCacaagtttgtttcttgtttgtttttggaatttcgcgcgaagctacacgagagctatctgcgctaatcacAAGTTAATGTGTTTTCACTGGTTTTATTGCCAACATGATTTAATATATCTGATGTGTGAAACAATGATCTAATGATTTTTATTCACTAAATTAGACAAGCCTGAGAATTAATCcccataaaagttgttttgattttaataacgattttttattgttctgctacgcagatttcgaaaataatatttatttttttttctatcacgtaaggattcTTTACAAATCTGGAAGAAGAGAAAAACTATCATttagaacaaattattatttcgttttccatagtgaatatttttttattattctctttGGGTTTTAGAACAATCGATAATATTCTCACGTCGCGAttagtctagagaaatctatagttaGTGGTTGTAAACGTTTCAAAGCACAACAAAATAGGTcacaatttcaatgaaaatgactCACTTATATAAAAGTAGATATTATGTTTAGTGAAAAATATGTACGTGTTGAATAAAAATGGGTATGATTTTCGAATTCAGTGTgaaggaattactgtagaacatgtaaagaTTTCAAGAGAAGAAAACGACCGAAAGTCTATGTAATAAAAATGAGTGTAAGAAAATTATTGGTcccatacattaaaataataaatagatctGATCTGCCATAAATTGTGTTACTTGTTTGTGTCAATGTATTCACATATATGAATCCCAGAATGTcagataaactttatttaatctCTGAAAGCTACATTTACTAAAGTTCAAACATAGTCCTATCACTACAGTAcatcttaatattattattattaaaacacactTTATTAAGTTCATTATAATAAGCCATAACACATATTAGTTTAAATGAACAACATCAAACTGTAAAATTTTACTACGTCTAAAATACGCTATTTTCTTTGCGTAGTAATACTAAACTCTGTTAAGTGTCTACTTTTACCAGGAATTTCAAAAAATCACTACTCCAAATAAAAAACGAGACCCTTTGCATAATAACAAAAccacacaacacaatatctgatACAAATGATTTCATGTATACAAAGACatacaacagtaaaaaaaaaaaaagtttataataacaACACTCTCTCACCATCGAAACTGACACCATTTACCAGTCTTCGCTACTTATTTCCATTTCTTATTCccatatttaagaaataaagtacagaattcTCGAAAGTAGAGTGGactaaacacaaacacataaaaattTCCATAAACATCTTCGGTCTCAATAACTCTTCTTTATGAATAACTCTTCTTTATGAATAGAAATATCCATACACTTGGTTAAACAGAAATCTATAAAGTGTAATCTAACGAgcatttaagaagaaaaaaaaaacacgattgTCTCACACGAGAACAAACGAATTTATAGCGTGTTCTTAGAACATACTAATATATATCATTGATATATGTGAAACACTTCACCATAGTTTGAGTTTTTTAAATCCACTAATTCTTGAAAAACATAACACCACTACTGGTGCAAGTCTAAAATATTGTGGATCGTGTGCATCAGTGTCACTGCTCGCTAACAACCATCCTAGGATCCAATTACAATCCATGTGTTAGGCTCACCAGGAATGTCGTGCGAATCAACACTGAGCATGAACTCAAACATTAGGTAAAACTACtacataagaaaaattaaaacatatatatatatatatttatttatttatggtttgtttgtttttctgactaGGCTTATGCACGCTAGCTAGAAAAACGACAATATTTTTAGTACATTTGTCCGAGTAAGACTAAACATAAAATTtcagtaaacaataaaaaatactttttcggACTTTAAATTTTGATAACGAAATTCTTTCTAACTACGCATACTGGTCAAGAATCATACCTTCAGGATCAGTCAATGCTATAAGCCCACTTATTACGCTATTATCAAACACTATATATTCTTGTATACGGGGCCAGCCCATAGTTTAATTATGATACTATTTACAAATCAATAGTTAAATTGTTGCAAAGCAAAACTCGGTGATACCACATACCATAAAACCAGCTAGGTCAGTGGGACATCAcctatatatatgttaatatttttatggatATACTACAAAATGGAAACCTCGAAATGCTGTTGCACTCCAGGCTTGATAACGCTGCCAATTAGTCTTAGCTTACAGTCCATACGGAGGACAGAACTGGTATACCAGCCGTTGTGAACGTTCCGTTTTTTTCATAATCCCCTTTTTGTAGTATTGGCGAATAGATCTACTAAGTTTATCATAATTCATAGCTGGTCTATTTTTTCGCCTTCCCCAGAAGCGGGCAACCCGGACAGAATCTTCgattttaaaaatgcttttagaGCGATCTAACCAGCGGATACAACTTCCATACATCTGCGGCTGGCTCAACAGCTCTTTTAGAAACTGCCACAGGTGAATGTGTGAATGTGGTCCTGATCTGGCACTACCACCACTCCGATCCACGTCACAGCCGTCTTCACTTGTTTCGTCTGCAAGTATAAGGACAAATCATATTTTCAAGCGAACTACGATTCCGTTAAAACCAACaattgaagtaaaacaaatatacaaaaaaaaaaaaggttttaaagatATTGTGTATCTTGGTTAACACAGTCTACAGGAACTTATATGTTAACAAACAATTATACTGTGAGTCATATATGTAGCACAGTATTAGTATTATGACCAATATAGttgtatttaaatgtgtttagttattaataaaacttaagtGTTAAAGAGTCTTTTTTTTCAGTCTGAAATTACATGCCCACTCGTAAACTTTGTTTAGTTTTGCTTAAACAGCCTACGCATGAGTATATACAGTACACCCACGCACAGTAGTATGTACTTTGTAAGACTCCAACATAGTGTCTTCGAACGAAAATTGGGTCACGGTCAATTTCACATAAATGGAGCCACTTCCCTTAATCTATTTTTTTAACTAccgtaaaaaaaatcaaatatattcaagtgttgttttattttaattgcttGTGATACCATATAAGAACTGAAAATGTTTACCACGGTTTCACTGGCACCAAAGCATCTGTGTCGATCTCAGTACACGACTGAAATAGGATGAACTTAACATACaccaagtattttaaaaaaatgatgaaCGATGAACAAATGTACCCATGACCTAACATATGGACTTCATTCAGATAGAAACCTATGACGTCAATCACGGGCCATATGGAATTTCAACTTCGTTGAATAAAATACACCGTTCCGTCTAGCTATAGCTGCTGTGTCAAGTTATAGTGTCACAAACTTCGCGGAAACCTGCGACGCTCACTTGACAGCCGAGCTTACCAGCCAAACATAAGCTTAAAAatctagaaataaataaacttgctAAAGACATATATCCAAATACCCCTACTTGAAAACAAATACACTTTATTCATCATTATCTAAGCTTTGCTATTTGAAGAACAACGTTACATGCATTTAGTTCACAATTTTAACTGCGTTTTTTTAATTTGATGACAATATAGTTATTGTATCTTaaataacacacattactaaaaactgttgtttttacgGCGTATTTATAATAATCCGAACTACATTACTGCAAACAGAAAGTATCTAAGACAATGAAAGTAGAATCTTCCCAATTTGACTTAAACGTTGAGTAAACCATTACGTACAAGTAGAGTCTGAAGACACGAGTTGTGGAGGTTGTTAGATATTTGCTGTTTCTACATATGATGACGTCTCCTCTTAATACTCCGATAGCGGACAGGATTTTGTACCTTAACCGCTACAAAAGTTGTCTAACAGAGAGCGGAGCCCAAAGCAGTTTAACTGATGGACTATGCCTGGGGCGGAACAACATTCCGAAATGAGACCCTCCATCAAAACAAGCAAACGTCGAGAACAGACAAGACGTCAACAGGCATTATAACTACATGACGTTTCAGACTAAGGGGCTGCACATTTCATGGCCATCGTCCACGTACGCTGAGAGTGCCTAACAAAATGTACCACAAATATTAACTATAATGAGAGTCTATAAAACTAGGGATACTGAGTTTCAAAGAAAACTACAAAGATAGGCTCTTGGAATTAACTGTTTCATGAAAATGGAGGAAAATTTACCGTCACTATGTAAGTTGTCGTTGGTGAATTTTCTGCTCGCAAGAACAGGAAGCTCTTCTGTTCCCAAGATGAAGGAATTGTTAAAAGCACCACTTCCACATCCAGAAGCTACTGAAGCGGGAATGGGTCCAGTTTGCATGTCATTACCCATGGTGTTAACTTGTTTGGTATGGGTGGATGATGCGTTTACTGCTGAAACTGAGTTTGAAGACCAATGGTTTATTAGAGCATTCATATCGAGAACACTGTCTTCTACTCGGAAAGGTGATGTAGTTACGCTTTGACAGTTTTTTCGCATATTCGCAGCTACAAACAATAGAAAAAACCAAAACTATCAGTATGCGGAATATGGAATATTAAAAAGTAGTTAATTATAAAGTAACTTGTAAAATATCACTAGAATTACTTATCGAATTCAAACATATTCttcaataaaacattaacactGGAGTAAAAATATCTCGTtagagaaaaatatctaaaaagtTCTGTTATTGTctttaaagaaatgtaaacatagaatgaaaacttattcatttttcAAGTTAAATGTACGGCCATTTGCATCACtattttcagtttcagtttaCAGGAAGTTACCTGAGTGTATTGCTGAATTATGCTGTATTACGTGGGCTAAAAATAAAGCTACCTTACCAAGATGTCAAATTAATTACAGATATTTAAACACAGTCCAACCTTTTTATGGGCTGATGATTGGAACTCTTATCTCTTCCACTCGTTAAGTAATACGTTTCTGATAAATGATGAAAGTATTTTGAAGTGTATAGAGAATTGTTCTATTCTGTTAgacgaaaataattttttactattGCACAGCTACAAAGCATACTTATCTTCTTGAGCTTTTTGAGGAGGAAGTGAAGGGAAATACCTGTCATTGTATAATCATATTTGGAACTAGGTAAATGTGTGTAATTATCCATCGGAATCCCCATCTCTTTAAGACTTGCTAAGGTGAATACACATGTTTTGACAAACTACCAAACAAATTTCCCGAGTTTCCAATGCAACAAACATATACCATCTGATGGATAACTACAAACACAGCCAAGCTTGACGAGTGTGGGAAACTATGATGTGTTACAAAATGTATTCTGTATTCACACACCACTCTGTGGTGTTTCTTTGAATCGGAGGAAACGTGACGTCAAGAAAGACGTCAGATTGAGGTCAACAACCAGATTTTCACTTTAACTTGCTGTTTGAACGTCCACCAAAACCTAATAACTTCCTGTATGAGCAATTTTGGCTCTAAAAAGTGATTGCAACATCTTTGTTGAAAACATGTAACTgtgagaaaacaattttaagtttgTGACAAAATTTCGGACGACTGTTTCTTGAGGTGTTCCTGACAAAAATGAATAGAAATCTCTTAATCCTTGAATTAATTTactgaatgaaaataataacaatgtgcCCCACCGTGCTTTCCAACAATCTATTAgttcacacacacaaataatattttaaaccttatCTGTTTGCTATCCCATGTAGAAGCTGCATGTTGAAGAGAAACTTATACGTGTGTTAACATAACGCGCCAAAATACTTAGTAGGCCTAATCAGGTAAAactgttcttgtttgtttgtttgtttttttaatttcgcacaaaactattcaagggctatctgcgctagccgtccctaatttagcagtgtaagactagagggaaggtagctaatcatcaccacccaccgccaactcttgggctactctttttaccaacgaatagtgggattgaccgacacattataacgcctccacggctgaaaggtcgagcatatttggtgcgacggggattcgaacccccggccaggtggttaaggtactcgacccgtaatctgggagtcgcgggtttgaatctccgtcgcgccaaacatgctcgctctttcagccgtgtggcgttataatgtgcggtcaatccaactattcgttggtaaaagagtagcccatgagttggcggtaggtggtgatgattagctaccttccctctagttttacactgctaaattagggacggctagcgcagatagcccttgaatagttttgtgcgaaattaaaaacaaacaaacaaacttttattcctCTAATTAACCATGCCTGCAAACAGTAAAACCTGCAgtcattttatttacttaaaatctGAAAGGCGAgagattatttttattgaaataaacagtCACCTATTTTCCAAATGTCTAACTGGGCAAACAGTGTTGCTCCATCTTCGGAAGCCCTGCTGTGGAAATCTTCCTCCGTCAGCGAGCACAGCGATACACCATTCATAGAAAAATTATCCAAAAGGACGCTGGGAAGATTGTATTGTTTTAACGTCCAACGAAACCAGGCACGAACATCTTGCACCGACCAATTaacaggatctgaaaataaaacaaagtctaATTTTTGCTGTTTCTGTATAAGTGATAATAACGACTGATAAAATGCtttattatattcagtaaaatcAAACTAATACGTTTGATCATTTCATTCACTGTCACAAAATACACCAATTGTAAAAGCACGAGTACGTGGAGAAAAGGTTGTTATAacgtataacaatatttcaacctcCCCACACTTGACACATTCATAGCAGACGGGGCCTTCCA from Tachypleus tridentatus isolate NWPU-2018 chromosome 1, ASM421037v1, whole genome shotgun sequence harbors:
- the LOC143244384 gene encoding DNA-binding protein D-ETS-4-like, producing MYGSCVVNPETRPQLVPSPSHGSGDAGSPLSLEHWYVSDLDAWLRDSEVPSQELTKPILSIHQRQQMNTRLVSSLPTYGNSSTEPNVHVRDSSSKLTGSVTSYQHSVHVNIPSPVSSFNTIPAESPTLYDSVLPTSNLTKDSNTYSSIPYLPIPVHEIKHELPDNYNCNNDDLLSASGFLRNLIKTEEEVTCSYQLSQEKFQQVQYLAMEQVSHDIDQACQVLGISRDPVNWSVQDVRAWFRWTLKQYNLPSVLLDNFSMNGVSLCSLTEEDFHSRASEDGATLFAQLDIWKIAANMRKNCQSVTTSPFRVEDSVLDMNALINHWSSNSVSAVNASSTHTKQVNTMGNDMQTGPIPASVASGCGSGAFNNSFILGTEELPVLASRKFTNDNLHSDDETSEDGCDVDRSGGSARSGPHSHIHLWQFLKELLSQPQMYGSCIRWLDRSKSIFKIEDSVRVARFWGRRKNRPAMNYDKLSRSIRQYYKKGIMKKTERSQRLVYQFCPPYGL